In the Aromatoleum bremense genome, one interval contains:
- a CDS encoding RDD family protein translates to MNKPLPQRPRVELAGLRRRLASMLYESLLLLGVLGLTFMVPYLVLGVVLNVAPAGWVAWLHVYLVLGAYFVWYWRRRGQTLAMQTWRLQLVRATDGRAPSVATAWLRYTLAWPSVLCFGVGLAWALVDRDRQFLHDRLAGTRIVFRPA, encoded by the coding sequence TTGAACAAGCCTTTGCCGCAGCGCCCCCGCGTCGAACTGGCAGGCCTGCGTCGCCGCCTCGCCAGCATGTTGTACGAATCGCTGCTCCTGCTCGGCGTGCTCGGGCTGACGTTCATGGTTCCCTATCTTGTGCTCGGCGTCGTCCTGAACGTCGCTCCCGCGGGATGGGTCGCGTGGCTGCATGTGTACCTGGTGCTGGGAGCGTACTTCGTCTGGTACTGGCGGCGCCGCGGCCAGACGCTGGCGATGCAGACCTGGCGCCTGCAGCTCGTGAGGGCGACGGACGGACGTGCGCCGTCGGTCGCGACCGCCTGGCTGCGCTACACGCTCGCCTGGCCTTCCGTGCTGTGCTTCGGCGTGGGGCTGGCGTGGGCGCTCGTCGACCGCGACCGCCAGTTCCTGCATGACCGGCTGGCGGGAACGCGCATCGTGTTCCGGCCAGCCTGA
- a CDS encoding DUF3619 family protein, whose amino-acid sequence MNEQEFGHKLAVHLSAATREIDGELADRLRSAREEALRASSRAGRPGRFFGGKPRFRLMLPAVLRPAVLVFAVLATVLAGDYWVTWSRVNSLQEVDTALLIDDLPIDAYLDADFKAWLQQDSQS is encoded by the coding sequence ATGAACGAACAGGAGTTCGGGCACAAGCTCGCCGTTCATCTTTCGGCCGCAACTCGCGAAATCGACGGCGAGCTCGCGGACCGCCTGCGCAGTGCACGCGAAGAGGCGCTTCGTGCGAGTTCCCGTGCCGGAAGGCCGGGACGGTTTTTCGGCGGGAAGCCTCGTTTTCGCCTGATGCTTCCCGCCGTACTCAGGCCCGCCGTACTGGTGTTTGCGGTCCTTGCGACAGTGCTTGCCGGCGATTATTGGGTGACCTGGTCGCGCGTCAATTCGCTCCAGGAAGTGGACACGGCGCTGTTGATCGACGACCTGCCGATCGACGCTTATCTCGATGCGGATTTCAAGGCATGGCTGCAGCAAGACTCGCAATCCTGA
- a CDS encoding RNA polymerase sigma factor, producing MASRVELSTFLEGVEKRAFKQAVYALRTDEAALDAVQDAMLKLSVSYADRPPAELPPLFQRILQNVIYDALRRQKVRNAWTTLLSSFTSGGDDDSDPLDTLTADSDAAHASTPHAQFERARTMAAIEREIARLPNRQREAFLLRYWEEMDISETAAAMGCSEGSVKTHCSRATQTLAAALKAKGIVL from the coding sequence CTGGCTTCCCGGGTAGAACTCTCGACCTTCCTCGAAGGCGTCGAAAAGCGTGCCTTCAAGCAGGCCGTATACGCACTGAGGACCGACGAGGCGGCGCTGGATGCGGTGCAGGACGCGATGCTCAAGCTCTCGGTCAGCTACGCCGACCGTCCGCCCGCCGAACTCCCGCCGCTGTTCCAGCGCATCTTGCAGAACGTGATCTACGACGCGCTGCGGCGGCAAAAGGTGCGCAACGCGTGGACCACGCTGCTGTCGTCGTTCACGTCGGGCGGCGACGACGACAGCGATCCCCTCGATACGCTGACAGCCGACTCCGATGCCGCCCACGCCAGCACGCCGCACGCGCAGTTCGAACGCGCGAGGACGATGGCGGCGATCGAGCGGGAAATCGCCCGCCTGCCCAATCGTCAACGCGAAGCCTTCCTGCTGCGTTACTGGGAGGAAATGGATATTTCCGAAACCGCGGCTGCGATGGGGTGTTCGGAGGGGAGCGTGAAGACCCACTGTTCGCGCGCCACGCAGACCCTGGCCGCAGCCCTCAAGGCAAAGGGGATCGTGTTATGA
- a CDS encoding DUF3106 domain-containing protein — MAAARLAILIATLVFAGAAGAVTPIGAPGWRDLNAEQREILAPLADDWNGMSEPHRQKWIGIANGYGRLTREEQERIRARMKAWADLQPEQRERARDQYRTLRNIPPDKRESLPELWQRYRSIPPEERQPQHDKRDRRSEPRSPLRPDDK, encoded by the coding sequence ATGGCTGCAGCAAGACTCGCAATCCTGATCGCAACGCTGGTTTTTGCCGGCGCTGCAGGAGCGGTCACGCCGATCGGAGCGCCGGGATGGCGCGATTTGAACGCCGAACAGAGGGAAATCCTCGCGCCGCTCGCCGACGACTGGAACGGCATGAGCGAGCCCCACCGGCAGAAATGGATCGGCATCGCCAACGGCTATGGCCGGCTCACGCGCGAGGAGCAGGAGCGCATCCGCGCCCGCATGAAAGCGTGGGCCGATCTCCAGCCCGAGCAGCGCGAACGCGCGCGCGACCAGTACCGGACTTTGCGCAACATTCCTCCCGACAAGCGGGAGTCACTGCCCGAGCTGTGGCAGCGCTACCGCAGCATCCCGCCGGAGGAACGCCAGCCGCAGCACGACAAGCGCGATCGCCGCTCCGAGCCGCGCTCGCCGTTGCGCCCGGACGACAAATGA